A portion of the Simkania negevensis Z genome contains these proteins:
- the menB gene encoding 1,4-dihydroxy-2-naphthoyl-CoA synthase, translating into MQEVNWKVAGEYTDIKYHKYGGIAKITINRPRIHNAFRPLTVVEMIKALENARNDEEIGVIILTGEGRHAFCSGGDQSIRGEAGYADGEGVHRLNVLDFQKQMRACPKPIVAMVAGYAIGGGHVLHVMCDLTIAADNAIFGQTGPKVGSFDGGFGASYLARIVGQKKAREIWYLCRQYTAQEALNMGLVNHVVPYEDLERTTIEWCEKMLEHSPLALRCLKAALNADCDGQAGLQELAGNTTLLYYMCEEAQEGHRSFLEKRKPDFTKFPKRP; encoded by the coding sequence ATGCAAGAAGTAAACTGGAAAGTAGCTGGAGAATACACTGACATCAAGTATCACAAATATGGTGGGATTGCCAAAATCACCATCAATCGTCCTCGAATCCACAACGCATTTCGTCCTCTCACTGTCGTAGAAATGATCAAAGCTTTAGAAAATGCGCGCAATGACGAAGAAATTGGGGTCATTATTTTGACTGGTGAAGGTCGCCACGCTTTCTGCTCTGGTGGAGACCAGTCAATTCGGGGAGAAGCAGGTTATGCCGATGGGGAAGGAGTCCATCGCCTCAACGTTCTCGATTTCCAAAAACAGATGCGTGCATGCCCCAAACCTATCGTTGCAATGGTTGCAGGCTATGCGATTGGAGGGGGACATGTGCTTCACGTCATGTGCGATTTAACAATCGCTGCTGACAATGCTATTTTTGGTCAAACAGGACCAAAGGTGGGCTCGTTTGACGGAGGTTTTGGAGCCAGTTACCTTGCCCGCATCGTCGGTCAAAAAAAGGCGCGCGAGATTTGGTATTTGTGTCGCCAATACACAGCTCAAGAAGCTCTCAACATGGGGCTCGTCAATCACGTCGTCCCCTATGAAGATTTGGAAAGAACCACCATTGAATGGTGCGAAAAGATGCTTGAACACTCGCCACTTGCGTTGCGCTGTTTAAAAGCGGCACTCAATGCAGATTGTGATGGACAAGCAGGGCTTCAAGAGCTCGCAGGAAACACAACCCTCTTGTACTACATGTGTGAAGAAGCTCAAGAAGGGCACCGTTCTTTCCTAGAAAAACGAAAACCCGATTTTACCAAGTTCCCCAAAAGACCATGA